One Methanolobus sp. WCC4 DNA segment encodes these proteins:
- a CDS encoding restriction endonuclease yields the protein MAKWTLEELLLTDPQDFETLLSGLFRNMGYRAEPTQYSRDRGVDIVISIENFGLSHTWLVQAKRYSNPVGVKEVREYSSLRYRDRVDGVIIVTTSTFTREAMQEAAEHNVRLIDGNLLVGMLNHYIPDGSTQTTDDRTNRISEEIGNGAILKSGEEVIASEVVMIGNEKFTLKITNRNLFLKKESSGLFSKNSSIEERIEIKEIIGMHTESGRVILITGSKKPKLYPLTSRKLPGIIRIFESLQSEYLKGEHLLLSSRNGTQLTILTNKRLAVTDISEGTMTEIRNKSIVGVEVKGGFLKKEQLHVLEDSDVVTKHNFDVDQPARWKEMIGQCVRTL from the coding sequence ATGGCGAAATGGACACTTGAGGAACTGTTGCTGACCGACCCGCAGGATTTTGAGACACTCCTCTCCGGACTTTTCCGTAACATGGGTTACAGAGCAGAGCCCACACAATACTCGAGGGACAGAGGAGTTGATATAGTCATCAGCATCGAGAACTTCGGTCTCTCACACACCTGGCTGGTCCAGGCAAAGAGATACTCCAATCCCGTCGGCGTAAAAGAGGTAAGGGAATACAGCAGCCTTCGTTACAGGGACCGTGTGGACGGTGTCATCATTGTCACAACCTCCACATTCACAAGGGAGGCCATGCAGGAAGCGGCAGAACACAATGTCAGACTAATAGACGGGAATCTCCTCGTGGGAATGCTCAACCACTATATTCCGGATGGAAGTACACAAACCACTGATGACCGGACGAACAGGATATCCGAAGAGATAGGGAACGGAGCGATCCTGAAAAGCGGGGAAGAGGTCATTGCCAGCGAAGTGGTGATGATAGGTAATGAGAAGTTCACCCTCAAGATAACTAACAGGAACCTATTCCTGAAAAAGGAAAGTTCAGGCCTTTTCTCGAAGAACTCCAGCATCGAGGAAAGGATAGAGATAAAAGAGATAATTGGCATGCATACCGAATCCGGCAGAGTGATACTTATCACAGGGAGCAAGAAGCCAAAACTATACCCACTGACTTCCAGAAAACTCCCGGGAATTATCAGGATATTCGAAAGTCTGCAGTCCGAATACCTCAAAGGTGAACACCTTCTACTTTCATCAAGGAACGGGACACAACTTACCATACTCACTAACAAGCGTCTTGCAGTCACGGATATCTCCGAAGGGACAATGACAGAGATCCGTAACAAAAGCATAGTTGGTGTTGAAGTGAAAGGTGGTTTCCTGAAAAAGGAACAATTGCATGTGCTGGAAGATTCGGATGTCGTGACAAAACACAATTTTGATGTTGATCAACCTGCAAGATGGAAGGAAATGATAGGGCAATGTGTCCGCACATTATGA
- the trxA gene encoding thioredoxin, translated as MDELEEIRQKRMQEIQHSLEQKQYPASTVTINDASFDEFISKYPLVLVDCWAPWCGPCRMLSPVLDELATEMQGKVVFGKLNVDDEKMTAIKFGITSIPAMLIFKDGEFVDKLIGAVPKQNIIQKLQPYL; from the coding sequence ATGGATGAATTAGAAGAGATCAGGCAAAAAAGGATGCAGGAAATCCAGCATTCCCTTGAGCAAAAACAGTATCCAGCAAGTACAGTGACAATTAACGATGCATCGTTCGATGAGTTCATATCAAAATACCCTCTTGTGCTTGTTGACTGCTGGGCTCCCTGGTGTGGTCCCTGTCGTATGCTCTCTCCGGTCCTCGATGAACTGGCAACAGAGATGCAGGGAAAGGTCGTCTTTGGCAAGCTGAACGTAGACGACGAAAAAATGACAGCTATCAAATTCGGTATAACCAGCATACCTGCAATGCTCATCTTCAAGGATGGGGAATTCGTTGACAAGCTCATTGGTGCTGTGCCGAAACAGAATATCATCCAGAAACTTCAGCCTTACTTATAA
- a CDS encoding methanogenesis marker 14 protein — protein sequence MGHKPRISESPSVRLLDLKDKSKSYFIVASVEVGNTTTKCILTATNLEDGKTRLVKKSVSMTRDVRPPKPGEEVFGKTLNGVELTRESVGELVRDTLLGVVKDANLDIKTDIHFVVRSTGVVAGFDSPEEVGEFIKALADGCLMAGVPPNRMTPPMSISNIPNRFQKYSKLEKVIFDGAVASVTPPVGATGVEIVANEMEGELATAGIKEGAKWVDVDFRNPCISMDFGTTLDGRIISPDLPYAKTIGNFCGYAGAIPDTIIKGTGTVDSSKGTALDIFDGKSLDGIALKLKSKVIKEYAEKILNYIIIERVPEGRTRYGSVPVNSEAADEINVVLIGCDIGNNGSDMDKLAQLGAEIYEKHNVKVLFAVIDEVMARVVQRLIKVAQDEGLVFDDTAIGVTGRAGITGNKPKLILKYLHELGINNKIEEQVVFVDDGLARGAAVMARCMNSLGTTFNPLGGHRGGNCILGQRIKLQNK from the coding sequence ATGGGACACAAACCAAGAATATCAGAAAGTCCTTCAGTTCGTTTACTTGACCTTAAGGACAAATCAAAATCATATTTTATCGTAGCTTCTGTTGAAGTAGGTAATACCACTACCAAATGCATTCTTACTGCAACCAACCTTGAGGATGGAAAGACGAGACTCGTTAAGAAGTCAGTGAGCATGACAAGGGATGTCCGACCTCCAAAACCCGGAGAAGAGGTGTTTGGAAAGACATTGAACGGTGTGGAACTGACAAGGGAGTCTGTTGGCGAACTTGTAAGGGATACCCTCCTGGGAGTTGTAAAGGACGCAAACCTTGACATCAAGACCGATATTCACTTCGTGGTCCGCTCAACCGGTGTTGTTGCAGGTTTTGATTCTCCTGAGGAGGTAGGTGAGTTCATCAAGGCGCTGGCAGACGGTTGCCTCATGGCAGGTGTACCGCCTAACAGGATGACCCCACCAATGTCTATCTCCAACATACCCAACAGGTTCCAGAAATATTCCAAACTCGAGAAGGTCATATTCGATGGTGCAGTGGCAAGTGTGACCCCTCCGGTGGGTGCGACAGGTGTTGAGATCGTTGCCAATGAGATGGAAGGAGAACTTGCAACTGCAGGTATCAAAGAGGGTGCAAAATGGGTGGATGTGGATTTCCGTAACCCGTGCATCTCAATGGACTTTGGTACTACCCTTGACGGCAGGATAATCAGTCCCGATCTTCCTTATGCAAAGACCATTGGTAACTTCTGTGGTTATGCCGGCGCCATACCTGATACCATCATCAAGGGAACAGGCACGGTCGATTCCAGCAAGGGTACCGCGCTTGATATCTTCGATGGGAAGTCCCTTGATGGTATTGCGCTGAAGCTCAAAAGCAAGGTCATAAAGGAATATGCTGAGAAGATATTGAACTACATTATCATTGAAAGAGTGCCTGAAGGACGCACAAGGTATGGTAGCGTACCTGTCAATTCCGAGGCGGCAGATGAGATCAATGTAGTGTTGATCGGCTGTGATATCGGTAACAATGGCTCGGATATGGACAAGCTTGCACAACTTGGTGCTGAGATCTATGAGAAGCACAATGTGAAGGTCCTTTTTGCTGTGATCGATGAGGTCATGGCACGTGTTGTACAACGCCTGATAAAGGTTGCACAGGACGAAGGTCTTGTCTTTGATGACACAGCTATCGGTGTTACCGGAAGGGCTGGTATTACCGGCAACAAGCCAAAGCTCATCCTGAAATACCTTCATGAACTCGGCATCAATAACAAGATAGAAGAGCAGGTTGTGTTCGTAGATGACGGTCTTGCACGTGGTGCCGCTGTAATGGCAAGATGTATGAATTCCCTTGGAACCACCTTCAATCCGCTTGGAGGTCATAGGGGAGGGAACTGTATACTTGGACAGCGTATCAAGTTACAGAACAAGTAA
- the polX gene encoding DNA polymerase/3'-5' exonuclease PolX: MDNIQIAERFNRMAKLLEFRGENQFKTRAYTNAARSIKGLDEELKVLYREGDIDNIPGIGEALKGKIIEMLETGTFEAYERTVEEVPQGIIDIMDIPGIGPKTARQFYRKLGVTSVDELSRAAREHRIRRLPRMGEKQEDKILRAITRLQDDKDHGRHPMALVIGIAEEIKDGLSSLDHIEKVTIAGSLRRKKDTVKDIDLIAISGEPERTIDSFVNMDKVKEILGSGTRKASVVYTGDLHVDLRVVEKEHYGSMLQHFTGSKEHNIHLRKLALSKGYSLNEYGLTKEKNGKLTPCSKEEDIYRFLGMEYLPPEIREDRGEIEAALTGKLPRLIEREDIKGDLHVHSNWSDGANTMEELAEDAIRRGYEYIAITDHSHSTGIANGLSDKRLQEHVDEIDRLNERYDGIRILSGTECDIKADGKLDYSNDMLDQLDIVVVAVHAGLEQDGKKMTKRIVSALENEHVDILAHPTGRKFGKRPAYDIDMEKVIMAAKDNDKVLEINSSPWRLDLNDINARKAKERGVMLAINTDTHNLDHFDNIAYGIDVARRAWVEPEDVLNTMNLKQLCSRLGIPDD, encoded by the coding sequence ATGGACAACATTCAGATAGCTGAAAGATTCAACAGGATGGCAAAACTTCTGGAATTCAGGGGAGAGAACCAGTTCAAGACAAGAGCCTATACGAATGCTGCAAGAAGTATCAAAGGACTTGACGAGGAACTGAAGGTACTGTACAGAGAAGGGGATATCGACAACATACCCGGAATCGGTGAAGCACTGAAGGGCAAAATCATCGAGATGCTGGAAACCGGTACCTTCGAAGCCTATGAAAGGACCGTCGAGGAAGTACCACAGGGCATCATAGATATCATGGATATCCCCGGGATAGGCCCTAAGACGGCAAGACAGTTCTACAGGAAACTGGGAGTGACATCAGTAGACGAACTCAGCAGGGCTGCCAGAGAACACAGGATACGGCGCCTGCCCCGAATGGGTGAGAAACAGGAGGATAAGATCCTGAGGGCCATAACAAGGCTTCAGGATGATAAGGACCACGGCAGGCATCCCATGGCACTTGTCATTGGGATCGCAGAGGAGATAAAGGATGGACTCTCCTCTCTGGACCACATAGAAAAGGTTACAATCGCAGGCAGTCTTCGCCGAAAGAAGGACACTGTAAAGGACATAGACCTCATTGCCATCTCCGGCGAGCCTGAAAGGACCATCGACAGTTTTGTCAATATGGATAAGGTCAAAGAGATACTGGGATCCGGCACAAGGAAAGCTTCTGTAGTATATACAGGAGACCTGCATGTAGACCTAAGGGTTGTGGAAAAAGAACATTACGGCTCCATGCTGCAACATTTCACAGGCTCGAAGGAACACAACATCCACCTCAGGAAACTCGCCCTCTCGAAAGGTTACAGCCTGAACGAATACGGCCTCACCAAGGAAAAGAATGGTAAGCTCACACCGTGCAGCAAAGAGGAGGACATCTACAGGTTCCTGGGAATGGAATACCTGCCACCAGAGATAAGAGAGGACAGAGGGGAGATCGAGGCTGCACTTACTGGTAAACTTCCACGACTGATAGAAAGGGAGGATATCAAAGGTGACCTTCACGTCCATTCCAACTGGAGTGACGGTGCCAACACCATGGAAGAACTTGCAGAGGATGCCATCCGCAGAGGATACGAATATATCGCAATCACTGACCACTCGCATTCCACCGGCATAGCCAATGGCCTTTCTGATAAAAGGTTGCAGGAACATGTCGATGAGATCGATCGTCTCAATGAGAGATACGATGGGATAAGGATACTCTCAGGCACAGAGTGCGACATAAAGGCGGATGGAAAGCTGGACTACAGTAATGATATGCTTGATCAACTTGATATTGTCGTGGTGGCCGTCCATGCAGGACTTGAGCAGGATGGGAAAAAGATGACTAAAAGGATTGTCTCTGCCCTTGAGAACGAACACGTTGACATACTCGCCCATCCTACCGGAAGGAAATTCGGCAAACGCCCTGCCTATGACATAGACATGGAGAAGGTCATCATGGCTGCAAAGGACAATGATAAGGTCCTTGAGATCAATTCCTCGCCGTGGAGACTGGACCTTAACGACATCAATGCGAGAAAAGCAAAGGAACGTGGCGTGATGCTCGCCATCAATACCGACACCCATAACCTTGACCATTTCGACAACATAGCCTATGGGATAGATGTTGCAAGGAGAGCATGGGTCGAACCTGAAGATGTGCTCAATACCATGAACCTGAAACAGTTGTGCTCAAGGCTGGGAATTCCAGACGATTGA
- a CDS encoding DUF166 family protein, with protein sequence MTTIGVITRGKYGNRLIETILSKTGMKVIRSSVPEYLPDFLDEPEEYLEGTDIDNSVFDSDIVITYSLHPDLTVAIAHRAGKAGVKALIIPGGPSKAPVVELEGISKEYGMLIEVEDICCTLEAKPETKELCSYLSTPVLDIATDKGIIESVEVVCGAPCGSTWHMARELVGTKIEDAPSRAGLLIQQYPCRAVRGNAGGIHESGEIHKKAVEEALKKGKGN encoded by the coding sequence ATGACAACAATAGGTGTTATCACCCGGGGAAAGTATGGGAACCGCCTGATAGAGACAATTCTTTCAAAGACCGGTATGAAAGTGATCAGAAGCTCAGTACCCGAATACCTTCCGGACTTCCTCGACGAGCCGGAGGAATACCTTGAAGGGACCGATATCGACAACTCTGTTTTTGATTCGGATATCGTCATAACATACTCCCTGCACCCTGACCTTACGGTCGCAATAGCCCACAGGGCAGGAAAGGCCGGGGTCAAAGCACTTATCATACCAGGCGGACCTTCAAAGGCACCTGTGGTCGAACTGGAAGGTATCTCAAAAGAATACGGCATGCTCATCGAAGTAGAGGACATCTGCTGCACCCTTGAGGCAAAACCAGAGACAAAGGAACTATGCTCCTACCTCTCAACACCGGTTCTCGATATAGCAACGGACAAAGGGATCATCGAGTCTGTTGAGGTCGTCTGTGGAGCACCATGTGGAAGTACATGGCATATGGCAAGGGAGCTTGTGGGAACAAAGATAGAGGATGCTCCTTCAAGGGCAGGCCTTCTCATCCAGCAATACCCTTGCAGGGCCGTCAGGGGAAATGCAGGTGGTATCCACGAGTCAGGGGAGATACACAAAAAGGCGGTTGAAGAAGCCCTGAAAAAGGGAAAGGGCAACTGA
- the tmk gene encoding dTMP kinase yields MKGKLITLEGIDGSGKSTITARLNSNPEFSDFVFTREPTTGWIGEAVNRAIHSDTDELAELLLFTADHAEHISKLILPALESGKNVISDRYSGSRFAYQAVTLKDRFPDPMAWIQDIHRGWTVVPDLTILFDIDPRIAVERCGNRGDKTKFEKIGFLESVRENYLRLAKQDPERFAVIYTDKDIDDIESDVLDIILSFLR; encoded by the coding sequence ATGAAAGGTAAGCTCATTACTCTGGAAGGTATAGACGGTTCCGGCAAGTCGACTATCACAGCCCGGCTGAACTCTAACCCGGAATTCTCCGATTTTGTCTTCACCAGGGAACCCACCACCGGATGGATAGGTGAGGCAGTTAACCGTGCGATCCATTCCGATACTGATGAACTTGCAGAGCTTTTGCTTTTCACCGCAGACCATGCGGAGCACATATCTAAACTGATACTTCCTGCGCTTGAGAGCGGGAAGAACGTGATATCCGACCGTTACTCCGGGAGTCGTTTCGCATATCAGGCAGTGACACTGAAGGACAGGTTCCCCGATCCTATGGCATGGATACAGGACATCCATAGGGGCTGGACAGTGGTTCCTGATCTGACCATCCTTTTTGATATAGACCCCAGAATCGCTGTGGAGAGATGTGGTAATCGCGGGGATAAGACAAAATTCGAGAAGATAGGATTCCTTGAGAGTGTGAGGGAGAACTACCTGCGTCTTGCAAAGCAGGACCCGGAAAGATTTGCGGTTATATATACCGATAAGGATATCGATGATATCGAATCTGATGTTCTGGACATAATTCTATCATTTTTGAGGTAG